DNA from Canis lupus baileyi chromosome 6, mCanLup2.hap1, whole genome shotgun sequence:
TGGGCACTCCTCTTCTGCACTTCTGGTGGTTGCTGTGACCgctttctcctctttctgcttccttttctttttcttctttttgagagGCTTACTCTCAGACTGCAGTTGaggggtcccagggtcctggctttTAAGACGAGCCAGGAAGGCCTGTTCCTGGGCCTCCAACCGAGCAAGCTTAGCCTTCATCGTGATTCCATGACGAGCAGCCCTGAAACAAAAGGGGCCCAGGTCAAAGCAAGGTATGGCAAAAAGAGGCATAGTCCTCTGGATGCAGGCAACTCTGGATGGGGAGGAGCTGCCTATTCTCAGGAGCCTCAGGGATGGGCAGGAAATGCCAAGAAGGGGCACAGACCATTCTCAGGGCTGGACCTGTGATGGGCAGAAGAGAAGGAAGCCCAAGGAGCTGACCACTACTTACCTGTGTGCTGTGCGCCCCTCACAGGCTTGGAGCAGCATCTCATCAGTCAGGCTGTTGGGGGAAGATCAGGAATCAAAACCAGTTCTTGCAAAGGCCTGACCCCTCCTGCCCTCTAAAACATTCCCTCAACACTGAGTTCCCATTCAGGACCTGGCACTTTCTTGGTGCAGGGTATACAAAAATGAGTACAACACAGTTCCAGCCAAAGAAGCCCAGTCAGGCCTGAGATTTGGCCCTTTCTCTTGATATTCAAAGGCTTCTCCTTCCACATGCCCCCAGCACTGAAATGAGGTCTCACATCTTTGGAGGCTTGGGCTCCTGGTTGTCGTCATCACTGTGGCTCTCCAAGTCCTTGTCTGGCTTCTCCCCACCTGAAGTCAGTGTGGCTGTCTAAAAGGGGTGATCACAGGGGTAGATAAAGCTGATTCCAAACCACTGCCAaacccccttccctcccagaaCCCCCCCAGGAATTGATAGCCATAGGCACAAGTTTGCCAGCCCCCAAGACAGCTCCCTGCAGACTCACAGAGAGGTGGGCCACTGCTTACTTCCAACTTAGGAGGCGGGCTGCAGCTGCAAGGGTTGGAGGGTGCCCAGTGGGTGGGAACAAGGGATGGAGGAGTGTACCAGGTCCACCTGGTGTATTCCCTGTGCTACTGATAATTAAGATGGTGCTTCTCACCGCCCTCCCCCACACCTGCGGtggagtgcttttatttttttaaagatgttatttattcattcattcattcattcattcgagacacagatcgagaaagaggcagagacacaggcagagagagaaacaggctctacgtagggagtctgatgtgggactcggtcctagatcctgggatcacgccctgggcggaaggcagatcctcaatcactgagccatccaagtgtccctgGAGTGCTTTTATTTAAGCAGACTGAGAACCTACTATGGACCAATGGGTTGAGGATAAAGAGTGGAACACAAATGAGATAGCCCATATGGAATCTACATGTGGGGTGAAGGAAGGATGCAGAGTGTTGCCTGTGCTACAGGAGGATAATCAATCCAACTTCAGGGTCTGGGGAAGAAGTTTCAGGAACTTGATGAGCTCTAGAGGACCATCAAAATGGGCCTCTCAAAAGGGGGAAAGGCAGCAGACTGTTGCAGGCAGTGAGTGGGAAGTGCAAAATCTTGCAGGTGAAAAGAGGTGGTACTTTCAGAAGAATCTGATTCCACCTGGCTAAAAGTATTAGAGGTCCGGAAAGGGGTGAGTGCAGGTCAAGGCCTCAGGGCCCTATGAGCCAGTCTGACACATCAGGACTGTCATCCTAGGTCAAGGATGAGCCAGAGTCCTAGTGAAATCTGTTAGCATTCTAGTCACTGGGTCAGTGAACTGACTGGGGTGGACAGTGAAAGGGTGAGGGGTCTGGCTATGAGGCTGTGAATGAAATCAGGCAGGAGAGGATGATGGCCataaggaggaggagaaacaagaaaaacttgCTATATAACATAGAAGACCCACATAACAGATGATCACTGAACATTAGCTCCCTTCTATTGCTATGCTAGTAAGTAGGGGTCTGAAGCACCAGATTCTGGTCCTGTCTGCAAGCCACTTCTCCCTGCTTGTGACCACAACTGCAAAATAGAGGATGGGTCAGATAATCTCTCAGGTCCCCTCTGGATTCTAAGTCCTTTGGACTGGACATCCCCTCCCgccccaccacccacccatcACTGCCCTCAGCAGAAGGCAGGGATCCAGGAGACCCGAAGATCTAATTCTAGCAGAGGGTCTGGGCAGGCTAAGCAAGCAACAGCAAGGTTGGTCACAGGACTGACCATGTTAAGATTGTTCTCCAACAGGTAAGGATGGGTAAGGCACATGAAGCCATTGTTcaggccctgggggaggccagggaaggaaaaatgaggGACTCTCTCACTCCCAGCCCCGAATACCTTCACAAACTTCTGATACAGCAAGTTGGGCTTGGGATGATTATGACGGCCTGTTTCCTTTGAAAGACGCTTTATCCGTACTCCATCCTATGGGGAGGCGTCAGTGAACGAGTGACACAGgtgtgcccctcacccccacatgCCCATGAGCACCCCATACCTGCCCAGCCTCCACAACCAAGCTGGCTGCAGTCCTGTTGAAAAGCTCATCCCACCAGTGGTCCGTGAACTCCTTGGCAGGGTCATGTCCCACCTGCCAGATAAGAATGAGCTCAAGACTTGTCCCTGCCCCATCCTGTCCTCGGGGCCTCATGTCCCATCCATGCCTTCCCAGTCTTACCCCATGAGTGTCCTGCTTCAGTGTCACCCTTAGGGCCTGGGTGATGCCGTTCTCGTTCCGGCCCAAGCCTTTGCCTGCAGGAAAGTGAGTGACTGGGTTTATTCTGCTGCCTGCCCCGAGCCCTCATAGGCATCCCATGTGCCACTCCTCGCCACACCACACACCAAGTGTGCTCCATCCCTGGCAGACGCCTTCCAGTCCCACTTTCTGGCACCTCTCCATACAGTGTCCCTGCCTTTGTCTGAGTCCAAGCCGTCTTTTCCTTCATGATTATTTCAGAAGTCAtgacccttcctccctcccctatcCCCCCGATCACTTTGCTCTCATGACCTACTGTCAAATTTCTTCTACCCAACCATTTTCCGGAAACTTAGAAATTGTCTTCTGCAAATTGCCCTTTAAACTCGCTTTTCCTCCTCCAGGTGAATGGACTACTACGGGTAAGCCCCAGATGACGCTGTTCACCTGACCACAAGGTGGACAGGGAGTTGGGGGGATGTGGAAGGGGCCCCCCAGGGATGACCTTGTGTCCATCCATGCTTTAGCAGCTGTTCCTCAGCAAACTTCATCccacgactcttgatctctggggtGGCACTCATGGTGAGAGAAGAGTCACTATCCTCAGGCCCTCACCAGAGAAGAGGCCATTATCAtccctttaaaagaaaaggagaaaatgccCAAATCGTCCATCCAATCCATCCTGACTGGTCTCATAAAAATTCTTTTCTGAGTGTGGGGTAGACAAAGGGAGGAGGCCTGGTCTTTGGGAGAGCTCCCTGCTGACCACAGAGATCAGCATGTTGAAAAGTCAAGTAAGACTGGTGTTACTAATAACACCCAAATTTACGGAGAGCTCACCACATGAGTGTTTAATGTTCCTAGCCCAGAAAGGGTTCCTAAACTTTGCATTCAGGAAAGTATTATCATCCGtacttcacaaatgaggaaacgtGACTTGCTCCAGGTCAACCAGATGGCCTGCCGGCACAGCCCTGCTCTTTGCCACGACATGGTTAACAGCTCCCTAGATTTACTGCCATGTAAAAAAAGGTGATAAGAGATTTTTAACCTGAGTTATAAGAATACTCAGCGGAGCCCCTATCTCATACCGATGCTCCAGGGCTGTCACCTCAAGTGTGGGGGCTCTGCACCTCTTCCTCACTGCTGCTCTTCACTCTTATTGGAACACCCCTTTTGAAACTGTCCATCTCACTGATCATTTCATGCATCACAGATTGATTACACATACTGTTGTATTGTCTTATTTAATCCTGATAGTCCTGTGGATAACAATTACCTTTACTTtacaagcaaagaaaacaaagcctGCGTCACATAGCTAATAAGAGATGGAGCCGGAATACAAGCCCAGGTTGCCCACCTCCAACGAGGCCTCCATCCCATCACAATTACTAGTCATCTAGGCGCTTCTCCTTTGGGAGCCCAGAATGGCATTATCCAGCTTATCACACGAGACACACAAAACTAAGACCACCACTGCTGACTTAACTCACTAAAGTTAACTTGTATTAAGGTAACTCATCACAGGGATTGCAGACCATTTTTAAGGATTAATGGCACTAGTGGAGTAACCCTAAGCCTCCCAATGTGACAATTCTTTAGGGTAAAACTTGCATTTGTGTTTAAGAAGGCCCAGTGAACATGATATTAATCAGCCACATCAGCTGAAGTCACCTCTCCTAAATATATGTATAGGCTTAAGAATGCTGCCCATTCTGGCTTGGTATTTAGAGCAGGCAAATTCAGGATGACTTATatttctgttcacatttctactATGAAGAACGATCACCCAAAAACCAGGTACCTTGAGAATCCCAACAAAAAGCCAAGCGAAGAAACTGCTCTATCTTACTTcttgaattttaagaaatgtaaaattcGAACACTGGGGCCTTTTAAGGGCGCCTCAAAACTCGGCCTCCTCCCGTAAGTTATCTCTCATCCATCAGCCCCCAGATCTTCGTAATAACAACAGTGTCTAAAAGTCATTTACTCAATGCCAGCCTGCTAACCTCTTTACACAGATCGTCTGATTTCATCCTCCCAACAGTCCCCTTAGGAAATATTATTACCGACACTTAACAGAAGAAATCACAGATAAGTTTATTATTTGCCCAAAGCAAAGAGCTGGCAAGTTGCAGATCCAGGATCTCAGGCATCCCAGAACTGGTCTCTCACAGCTCTTCGCGCTGCCCGCCTTGAGGTTTACCACTGCAGTCATTCGGAACTACACGCCCCGCATCAGGGTCGGGCTTTACTCCGCAACCCCGTGCACTTAATGCAGGAGTGGAATGCGCTCAGCGGTACGACCCAGATCCGGGCGGCTTCAGCTGACTGCCCACAGTAATTGCACAGAAGCAACCAGGCCCCACGCGGTGCCCCGCGGGCCCGGGAAGGCTGCGAGCGCGTTCTCTGGAACCGTCCCCTTTCTGATCAACCTGAGTTTTCTGGAAAAGGGTCCCAGGACCACCCATCTGACAGCGCTTCCAAAGGGCCGCTACCCCGACCCTGGCCTCCCTCCTCATGCCGTAGTTCCAACGGCCAAGGACACTGTCCTGCCCCGCCTTCACTCCTGAGCCCAGGCTCCGACTGACTCCGTTCGGGGCGCAGTAGCCACTTACCGTCACCGCGGGGCCCTCTCCGCGCGAACACGTGCGTCGCCCGTTCTGTGCGCCGCCATCTTCCCGGAAGTGCCGGTCGGTCCCTCTAGGCTGCGGACACCATAGAGGCGCACGTGGACCCGGAAGTCCAGGCGTGGGGGAGGCGCTCTGTCCTCAGCGGATGTGGCGGAAGCTCGCCCGCGAACGCCAGTTTCCTGGGGTCCGGGGCGGTTCTATTTCCGGTTAGCTTGCAGCCCCCGGGATGCGAGGGAATCGTCTTGGCCAGCCCTCGGGACGCCGAGCGCAGCACTGGCTGCAACGCTGAGCTAGTCCTGGTCCCAGAGCTGGGGAAGGAAGCTCCAGGCAGCGCGCAAGGCTGCCTGGGCGGGTCGACGGGCGGCGAAGAAGCGGCCCCTCGGGGGTAGTTTGCGGGGATGGATACTCAGCCCGGGGACGGTCGTTCGGCGGTTGCAGTAGGTTCATCACCCTGTGGGGGCAGCTGCCGGGTTGGAACTGGTGCTGCGAAGATGCGGAAGACGCGCGCCCTCACTCGGGCGGACCTGCTTTGGCGGGGTCCACGGAGACGCTGCGTGGGGCTGCAGGGCCGGGGTTGAGGGCTGGAGCTAGCTAGGGCGGATCCCGGCCGTTGGGGGCCGGCTGAGGACCTTGCACTTGCCTGGTGTGAGGCTCCGCTAAGGAGTTGCACATGCCGCATGCACACAAACTGTACCTCAGCCTCGCGCACCACCGAAGAACTAACACCTgaacaccccccacacacaccagctCCCTATCTCAGGATTTCCGGTAACGGAAGCGCATACTCCTGGAACTGCGAAAAGGAAAAGTGGCATTTCCCGGGAAAGCTTTGCCACATTACTCAGTTTGTCACATCTAATTTTTCCTGTAAAATTCACTCATtcaccagagagcacaagcaggctgagcggcaggcagagggtgaggcagaagccgactcccccccccaaaaaacgGAGAGCTAGCCAcgtggggatcatgacctgagggtaAAGCAGAcactaccgactgagccacccaggagcccctatttatatttagagagaggggaggaggagagggagagaaagaatcccaagcaggctccatgcccagtggtgCCGACCTGGAGCTCCATCTGaagaccctgcaatcatgaccaaatcaaaatcaagaatctgaggCTTAACCGACTCAACCACCCAATGCCCCtaactttacttttaaaatacactGCATGGGGACGCTGGTTTAAACCATGGAGCTTGCTTAGTGGAATTCTTCATGCATCTGGGATGGTGGATGCTTGGAAGGTACTCCTCAGGGTCTGGTTCAGTCTGGGAACACTGAGTGGGAGTCACATCTGAGTCCTTTTCCCACTCCACCACTAATTGTgagaccttgaacaagtcacttctCCAGAGTACCCTTTCCCTGGTCTGTAAAATCAGAATACTGGACTTGTTCAATCATTTTTACAAACTTGACCTTATCGTGGTGTTTCAGGCTGCTGAGGGAATTCCACAGACTGGGCCCATTTCCACCATGTTCCCCTCCACCttttctgttccctctgcctatctaATGTCACGTATCATATTGTGGTCATAGAAGAGGTTTGAAAGCTCCAGAATGAGGCAACCTCGGGGGCCCCTTCCAGTTCACAGTTTCTGTTTAGCACTCTTTACAGGCCACCCACAAACCTAGTAGCCACAATTCTCTGACTCAAGGTTCCTGGTCTGGCCTAGAGTCATGAGCTCCTTGTTCTGCCTGATTCTCTAATTCAAGAAGCATTTATTAAAGGACTTCTTggccagccctggtggcgcagcggtttagtgctgcctgcagcccagggtgtgatcctggagatccgggatcgagtcccacatcaggctttctgcatggagcctgcttctcctgcctgtgtctctgcctctctctcgctctctctgaataaataaataaatctttaaaaaaaaaaaaaaggacttcttaCAGCAAGGGCTGGAGGTATAAAAATGTCCAACCCTTGTCTTGTTGGGCCTCACAATCTAGTGGGGATGTAACTAGTTACAGGCATTTATATCACTGGGAGCTCTGGGATGGTTAGGACACAGTGCTGGTGAGAAGCATCTGCCCCAGTGCAGGGCCTCTGGAAGGAGCCTTCTGAAGGAGCCTCCCTTGAGGCTGCAGGCCCGGCCCTGAGAATTGTGCGGACCAAAAGAGAAATGGGCTTCTAAGAGTTCCAAGTTTCATGGGTCTCACACCAACCCACAAGAGTGGAAACAAAGCATTATGACAGAACAAGCATACATGCTTGTTCACATACAAGCATATATGATCTGATGTGCAGACAGCGAGATGCATAGAAATATGTattacagggggatccctgggttgctcagcagtttggcgcctgcctttggcccagggagtgatcctggagtcccgggatcgagtccccacatcggcctctgttcatggagcctgcttctccctctgcctgtgtctctgcctctctctctctgtgtctctcatgaataaataaaatcttttaaaaaaagaaatatgtgttacagtaatattttaaaatggaaaaattgaaaagaaccaaaatcttccaaaacaggagaatggctaaataaattagTGCAACAGTACAATGAACTAATTAGCCTTAAAAAACTATGttgaaagggcagccctggtggcgcagcggtttagcgccgcctgcagcccagggcgtgatcctggagaccctggatccagtcccacgttgggctgtctgcatggagcctgcttctccctctgcctgtgtctctgcctctctctctctctgtgtctctatgaataaataaataaaatcttcaaaaaacaaaaactatgttGAAGAAGGAttcttggaatgcctgggtggctcagcagttgagcgtctgccttcggctcaggcgtgatcccagagtcctaggatcgagtcccatattgggctccttgcatggagctctgcttctcctgtctctgcctctctctctgcctctctctgtgtctctcatgagtaagtaaataaaatcttaaaaaaaaaaaaaggattcttaaCTTGGGGAAACCATTTATgatacaattaaaatgaaaaaagcagaTACGGGGTATCTGTGTGGCgtatctgtgtggctcagtggttgagtgccttctgctcaggcacttgatccccggggtcctgggattgagccccacatcaggctccctgcagggagcctgcttctccctctgcctgtggctctccctctttctctgtgtctctcatgaataagtaaagtctttaaaaaaaaaaagaaaaaagatacaaaatgatACCTATATAGTAAGAGCTCATGTGTGTTAAAAATCAATATGTAATAGCATCAGAAGGAATAAGACACTtaggaatttaataaaatataacaagtgCAAGACTTGTACTTGAAAGCTACAAAATGTCACTGAAAGGAATTaaggaagatctaaataaatgggaagatgCTTGTGTTCATGGATGGGAAGACTTAATGTCTCCAAATTGGTCTGCAGATTCCAAACCATCTCCATCAAGATCCCAGCTGGCTTTTTTGCATAAATTGACAAgccaatcctaaaattcatatggaaattcaaggggcccagaatagccaaaacattctcaagaaagaacaaaattgcAGGACTAAAGCTTCactatttcaaaatttactacaaagctgggtagctcgggtggctcagcagtttagtgccgccttcagcccagggcctgatcctggagacctgggatcaagtcccacatcaggctccctgcatggtgcctgcttctccctctgcctatgcctctgcctctctctctctctctctgtgtctctcgtgaataaataaataaaatctctggtttcttaaacttttaaaaaaataatttactacaaagctacaagTAACCAAGAGTGTGGTTTTGGCATAGGATACATATATAGATCAATGGGATAGAATTCagattccagaaataaacctatacatATGGGTAATTAATTTGCATCAAGAATGCCAGGATAATTCAGTGTGGGGggggacagtcttttcaacaaatggcgcTGAGACAACTAGATAGCCAGatgccagaaaaaaagaaaaagaaaaagaaaaagttggaacCCTCCCTTATagcatatgcaaaaattaactcaaaatggatcaaagaactACTAAATGTAGGAGCTAAACCTCTAAAgctcttaaaattaaaacttttgtgctcCAAAGAACACTATCAGGAAATTCAAAGACAGTCataggatgggagaaaatatttgcaaatcatatatctgataaggttctaaaattcagaatatataaagaagtcttacaactcaacagtaaaaagatAACAGAACTTTAAAATGGAGAGAGGATTTGAGagcacatttctccaaagaagatctacaaatggcaaataacctcatgaaaagatgcccaacctTATTCACCACCAGGGAAATGCTAGTTTAAACCACAGAGGGATAGCATTTCACACCTACTAAgataactaatttttttaaggtaataacagattttggagaggatgtggaaaaattggaaccgtCATGTATtgccagtgggaatgtaaaatggggcaggtgccttggaaaacagtttgaaagtTTCTgagaaagttaaacataaaattactatAGGACacagcaatcccactcctggaTATACAcccaaagagaagggaaaacataggtctacacaaaaacttgtacatgaatgttaatagaagcattatttgtaatactaaagaaagaggaaacaatcAGAAAGTCTATCAACTGATGGATAGATAAAGGAAACATCTCAGACCCACATAATGGAACATTACTTGgtcatcaaaaggaatgaagtcctggTACACACCACAACATGGAGAAAACTTAGAAGTACGTCAAGTTTAAGAAACCAGAGACAAAGGCCACATAGTTCCACTTTCATGGCAGGTCCACAATAGGCAAATGCATAGACACAGGTCATTCTGGGAGAAGGCAATGCAGAGGTGGGTGACTGATGCAGGTACAGGGCTTCTTTTTGCATTGATGAATTGTTCTAGAATTAGATAATGATGGTGGTTATTTGTGAATATCCTAAAAACGactgaaatactttattttttgttaaagatttaattaatttatttatttattagagagagatgaatggggcggggcagaggcagaggaagaagcaagttccccactgagcagggagcccaatgtggggctccatcccaggacccagagatcatgacctgacctgacttcacggactgagccacccaggtgcccaacctgggtttttattttttattttttatttatgatagtcacacagagagagagagaggcagagacacaggcagagggagaagcaggctccatgcaggaagcccgacgttggactcgatcccgggtctcccaggttgcaggcagcactaaaccgctgcgccaccagggctgccctcacgtGCTGTTTCTGAGGCTGACTCTTATTTCCCAATCCTCCAACTTAGGCCCTATTTCGTTTTtctgcttcactgactgagttCACGACAATAAAAGTATAACCACCCTTTGTATACAGTGCTTTAAAAACAAtggtttgggcagcctgggtggctcagcggtttagcaccgccttcagcccaggtggttTGCAGTTCAAAACCTTATCTTGACAAACATCCTCCTATTCCATGTCACCGAGATGTCCTGTCATGTGTCATTGTCCCTATTAGCATGCAGCTGGGATGGCCCCTCACCCATGCACGTTCCTGAGGCTCTGCTGCCACCTGCACTCACggccctcctcctctcccctgggGTCCGGTCTCAGTGTCCCTTGtgaagggggggcgggggacagcgGGTCGGAGGGTGGGCCGACCTCTAGAGTCACCCTGGAGGAGGACAGTCTTCGAGGGCAGCAGATGCATCCACTTGGGAGGCTGCTTTTCTGTTCTCAAAGGGCAGTGCTTGCTGACACCGCACTGGGATCGCATGGGACAGTCTTTGCACCGACGCGAGTGGACCCCGAGGAGCGCGCGGGAAGGGACCGCCAGGACCTCGCGCTGTCTCCACGCACCTTGCCTCTCCGGAATCCCAGAGACAGGCTTCAAGGGGTCAGGACTCCGAGCCTTCCGAGCTAGAAGTCAGCCGAGCCCCCGAGGCACGCGCGGGGTCCCCCCACAGGGCGCCGGCCGCTCTGAGCAGCACCGGGGCCCCCACGCACGGCCGCCTCCCCGCGGGGCCtgctccccactgcccctgctGGCGCTCGGGCGCATCGCATGTCACCGGGCAGTCCCCGCTCAAAGCTCCGCGCCGGTCGCATGGTTCTTCAAAGTTGGGAAGGACAGacaacaaaatgttaaaatgtattcTGTGTGGTGAGGCTGAGGGAGATTTTCACTTTTTCATGTTAGTTACATGGTCTACAATTAAGTATATCATTTTGTAATTAGGtttataaaaagcaataaaagttaactttggaatgaaaaaatattattctgtgatttgttttggcttcatttttatatttacatctcTAAGATTCCTGGAATTTATTTAGTTTATGGGAAGGCTAATGGAgcggtttttgtttctttcttttttttttttttccttcttgagagGTCTAACTAATTGTCCCAACCTCTGGCACCCTGAATATACACCAACAGACATCTGGTTAAGGTGTGCTGCAGCCAGCCACTGGAATGCTATGCAGGTGCAGAAGAGAGTGAGGGAGCTTGATGTCAGTGCTCTGGGGTAGATGCTCACTGCATGTTATTAGGTGAAAAGAGCAAAGTAGGGAACAGCTTGTACATTAGGATCTcaattagatttaaaaagaacatgaggtgcctgggtggctcagttctttAAAcgtggaattcttttttttttttttttaagattttatttattcattcctgagagacagaaagagagagagagacagagacagaggcagagacacaggtagagggagaagcaggttccatgcagggagcccaatgcaggaccaatcccgggtctccaggatcacgccctgggccaaaggcggcgctaaactgctgagccactcaggctgcccacatttttttttttttttagatttaatttatttattcatgagttgcagagatac
Protein-coding regions in this window:
- the GPATCH4 gene encoding G patch domain-containing protein 4 isoform X1, with protein sequence MSATPEIKSRGMKFAEEQLLKHGWTQGKGLGRNENGITQALRVTLKQDTHGVGHDPAKEFTDHWWDELFNRTAASLVVEAGQDGVRIKRLSKETGRHNHPKPNLLYQKFVKTATLTSGGEKPDKDLESHSDDDNQEPKPPKILTDEMLLQACEGRTAHRAARHGITMKAKLARLEAQEQAFLARLKSQDPGTPQLQSESKPLKKKKKKRKQKEEKAVTATTRSAEEECPEEAGQARSRKKKRRQQEAQEEAGIDEREGATVGNVDAEVAERSRPAEWESREQADEPCRKRKRKGSGVSDGGAGSQEATASTGTGQAERWWQPEEGDWNREEDEEGAAVGASKAAHKAHRDGKSRKIKKKSLQPQEKEEEVRNEGHEEGSRTREAVSIVHTSSSHRGERRWQERAGVSPDQTPRKKKQKKKT
- the GPATCH4 gene encoding G patch domain-containing protein 4 isoform X2 — translated: MSATPEIKSRGMKFAEEQLLKHGWTQGKGLGRNENGITQALRVTLKQDTHGVGHDPAKEFTDHWWDELFNRTAASLVVEAGQTATLTSGGEKPDKDLESHSDDDNQEPKPPKILTDEMLLQACEGRTAHRAARHGITMKAKLARLEAQEQAFLARLKSQDPGTPQLQSESKPLKKKKKKRKQKEEKAVTATTRSAEEECPEEAGQARSRKKKRRQQEAQEEAGIDEREGATVGNVDAEVAERSRPAEWESREQADEPCRKRKRKGSGVSDGGAGSQEATASTGTGQAERWWQPEEGDWNREEDEEGAAVGASKAAHKAHRDGKSRKIKKKSLQPQEKEEEVRNEGHEEGSRTREAVSIVHTSSSHRGERRWQERAGVSPDQTPRKKKQKKKT